One region of Chanodichthys erythropterus isolate Z2021 chromosome 24, ASM2448905v1, whole genome shotgun sequence genomic DNA includes:
- the acot19 gene encoding acyl-CoA thioesterase 19: MANTESGPLLSVHPSSCLVDEKIEVVVKHLPADSKITLHALIHSDDGDDWEAFGHYNSDSSGTVKVSRDKSLGGTFEGVEDMGLLWSMRPVPESKPGRRFRKNNVQTPVKVVFSMHEGHLDKGFKHRTPLTSAAAERWYLTPDVQRVEVAERGIKGTLFVPPGSGPFPAVLDLWGGQGGRVEYRSALLASHGYVSLALEYIGILNAAGQLQHVDNTYFETAFTLLKKHPKVCPDKVAVMGMSFGVSVTLGLTAYSEIVEPKCVICVSGSHIMPLKGSLADVYAALQENVDKTRYDEKMRIIWRDLLLPIPVDPSKKVKMGEIKCPVLLIAGEDDQNWPASESAADMKKMMEKAGNSHLLTVLSYPGTGHLIEPPYTPHVRFSDFKLLEAKTKVVVLWGGETVPHSRAQEESWQKTLDFLEEHLYDNSREVTRC; this comes from the exons ATGGCCAACACAGAGTCGGGTCCTTTACTTTCTGTTCATCCTTCAAGTTGCTTGGTTGATGAAAAAATCGAGGTAGTAGTTAAGCACTTACCTGCCGATTCCAAAATCACTCTTCACGCGCTGATTCACTCTGACGATGGAGACGATTGGGAAGCGTTCGGCCATTACAACAGTGACTCTTCAGGGACCGTTAAAG TTTCCAGAGATAAAAGTCTTGGTGGGACATTTGAAGGAGTTGAAGACATGGGTCTGCTGTGGAGCATGAGACCTGTTCCTGAAAGTAAACCAGGTCGCCG ATTTCGGAAGAACAATGTCCAGACACCAGTTAAAGTGGTGTTTTCCATGCATGAAGGACACCTTGATAAGGGCTTCAAGCATCGCACACCCCTCACATCAGCTGCTGCTGAACGCTGGTATTTGACCCCTGATGTCCAGAGGGTTGAAGTCGCGGAGCGTGGGATAAAGGGGACACTCTTCGTTCCTCCAG GTTCTGGACCCTTTCCTGCCGTGCTGGACCTTTGGGGAGGGCAAGGGGGTCGTGTTGAGTATCGTTCAGCGCTCCTGGCTTCCCACGGCTATGTCTCACTGGCCCTGGAATACATCGGGATCCTGAATGCTGCAGGACAACTCCAGCATGTGGACAACACCTACTTTGAG ACTGCCTTCACATTGCTAAAAAAACACCCCAAAGTTTGTCCTGACAAAGTGGCAGTGATGGGGATGTCATTTGGGGTCTCTGTAACGCTGGGTTTGACGGCATACTCAGAAATTGTAGAG CCCAAGTGTGTGATTTGTGTGAGTGGGAGTCATATAATGCCGCTTAAAGGATCTTTGGCGGATGTCTATGCAGCACTGCAAGA GAATGTAGACAAAACACGCTATGATGAAAAGATGAGAATAATTTGGCGGGATCTGTTGTTGCCAATACCAGTTGACCCTTCCAAGAAAGTTAAG ATGGGCGAAATCAAGTGTCCTGTTTTATTAATCGCTGGTGAGGATGATCAAAACTGGCCAGCATCAGAATCTGCAGCGGAT ATGAAGAAGATGATGGAGAAGGCTGGGAACAGTCATCTCCTAACTGTTCTCTCTTACCCTGGAACGGGTCATCTTATTGAACCGCCCTACACACCTCACGTCCGATTCAGTGACTTCAAGTTACTGGAGGCAAAGACCAAAG TGGTGGTGCTTTGGGGAGGAGAGACGGTGCCTCACAGTCGAGCTCAGGAGGAGTCCTGGCAGAAAACTCTGGATTTTCTAGAGGAGCATCTCTATGACAACAGCAGAGAAGTTACACGATGCTAA